The genomic segment AAATTTCTTCGATGAGATCCTGTTGTGTAGGGATTTTCCGCCCGTCCTCAAGTATCAACCGCAGTATTGCGCGGAATATAGCGGGCGGACTTGGCTTGTTCTGAAATAATCCCTACACAAACGAAAACTGCACCTGTTTATCACCGCTATTTGATGGGCATGCGATGCTCAGCAGCCAATTTACCTATATCTGGCAGACCATAACGGGCAACAAGTGCATGCCAACGTAACAAATTCTCTTCACCAAAACGAGCGGCACGCTTCTCTTGCAACTTCTGCGAGATGAAGGCAGGCGGATGAGACTTGCTGTTGAACTTATCCGCATACATGACGATTTCCTGCTCTTGGCTCTGCGGCACATAATCATCAACTGCTAAAGGAAGATGTTGACTGATCACCTGCTGTCGCGTCACCCCCACACCGGTGTGATTTCTAGCAAATGCCGCCACAGATTCTCCGTATCCCTCTTCGAGCAATATGCGGTAACCAATCACGCCATGAAGTATGTATCGTTGCGAATCAAATCGCAGTATTGAATCAGGATCTCTACCGTCGCTCGAGCTATCAAACACACGGTAAGTCCCAATGTCGTGGAGCAATGCCCCGACTTCTAATAGCTCCTCGTCAATATCGCCTATCGAAACGAGTCCAACCGCAGCGGCCATGTCCTCGGCAGAAGCTTTCTGAGAAACAATCTCCGTGCGATGCTGAGCAATGTCTTGCGCTAATTGCGCAACAATCACACAGTGTGTATGTACTAAATGGAAAG from the Bifidobacterium sp. genome contains:
- a CDS encoding HD domain-containing protein, with product MSTHMPSVEEITRLHRRLAPSEAAFHLVHTHCVIVAQLAQDIAQHRTEIVSQKASAEDMAAAVGLVSIGDIDEELLEVGALLHDIGTYRVFDSSSDGRDPDSILRFDSQRYILHGVIGYRILLEEGYGESVAAFARNHTGVGVTRQQVISQHLPLAVDDYVPQSQEQEIVMYADKFNSKSHPPAFISQKLQEKRAARFGEENLLRWHALVARYGLPDIGKLAAEHRMPIK